Proteins encoded by one window of Salvia splendens isolate huo1 chromosome 5, SspV2, whole genome shotgun sequence:
- the LOC121803151 gene encoding UPF0481 protein At3g47200-like, whose product MRDINIATHNNSLLAHIMADDEHPQQPQPKMQWVLNIDKDLENLPNTSAESAHWSKRSIYRIPASVTDVNTRAYKPQIVSFGPYHHGSVHLRAMEEHKRRALLHFLKRSSRPLQAYVDALAPVAQDLKDAYDQLGANWHDDTAKFLELMIVDGCFMLEILCVACATDAGGSGVHQLPPPPSSCIGHACWPWTRAPVPSQQAPAEREALVRDYAENDPIFSKHGKLYIVPYLKRDMLMLENQLPMLVLEKLVAVQNDKSLKDCKDLTKRILKFFQQNINHAKHLHEFNHCLHILDIYRKSLLLEEPRAKKQKAGAAAPAHQGGDDIIRSATELNEAGIRIKRSKSRSLKDITFRGGVLRLPLIVVDDALESLYLNLIAFERFHVGAGNDLTSYIFFMDNIIDSAMDVSLLHSCGIIQNALGSDKAVAKLFNSLSKDITLDPESSLEQVHKQVSEYCQKPWHQWRANLMHTYFTNPWAILSVVAAIFLFALTIVQTVYSVLGYIDPPA is encoded by the exons atgagaGACATAAATATCGCGACACACAACAACTCACTGCTCGCACACATTATGGCCGACGACGAACATCCCCAACAACCCCAGCCAAAAATGCAATGGGTTCTCAACATCGACAAGGATCTCGAAAATCTCCCCAACACCTCGGCCGAGTCGGCCCACTGGAGCAAGCGCTCCATCTACCGGATCCCTGCCTCGGTGACCGATGTCAACACCCGGGCCTACAAGCCCCAGATCGTCTCCTTCGGCCCTTACCACCACGGGAGCGTCCACCTGAGGGCAATGGAGGAGCACAAGCGCCGCGCGCTCCTTCATTTCCTCAAGCGCTCCAGTAGGCCCCTCCAGGCCTACGTGGACGCCCTGGCCCCCGTGGCCCAGGACCTCAAGGACGCCTACGACCAGCTCGGGGCCAACTGGCACGACGACACAGCCAAGTTCCTCGAGCTGATGATCGTGGACGGGTGCTTCATGTTGGAGATACTCTGTGTCGCGTGCGCCACGGACGCCGGGGGCTCGGGCGTTCACCAGCTTCCGCCCCCGCCCTCGTCCTGCATCGGCCACGCGTGCTGGCCGTGGACCAGGGCCCCGGTCCCCAGCCAGCAGGCGCCGGCGGAGCGGGAGGCCTTGGTGAGAGACTACGCGGAAAACGATCCGATCTTCAGCAAACACGGCAAGCTATACATTGTGCCTTATCTAAAGAGGGACATGCTGATGCTCGAGAACCAGCTACCGATGCTGGTTCTCGAGAAGCTCGTGGCCGTGCAGAATGACAAGTCGCTCAAG GACTGCAAAGATCTGACCAAACGCATCCTAAAATTCTTCCAACAAAACATAAATCATGCCAAACACCTCCACGAGTTCAACCACTGCCTCCACATCCTAGACATATACCGCAAGAGCCTCCTTCTCGAGGAGCCTCGCGCCAAGAAGCAGAAGGCCGGGGCTGCGGCCCCCGCCCACCAGGGAGGTGACGACATCATCCGCTCGGCCACGGAGCTCAACGAGGCCGGGATCCGCATCAAGCGTAGCAAGTCCCGGAGCCTCAAGGACATCACGTTCCGTGGGGGGGTGCTGAGGCTCCCCCTGATCGTGGTGGACGACGCGCTCGAGTCGCTCTACCTCAACCTCATCGCGTTCGAGCGCTTCCACGTGGGCGCGGGCAACGACCTCACCTCGTATATCTTCTTCATGGACAACATCATCGACAGCGCGATGGACGTCAGCCTGCTCCACTCGTGCGGCATCATACAGAACGCGCTCGGCAGCGACAAGGCCGTCGCCAAGCTGTTCAACTCGCTGTCGAAGGACATCACGCTCGACCCCGAGAGCAGCCTTGAGCAAGTGCACAAGCAG GTAAGTGAGTATTGCCAGAAGCCGTGGCACCAATGGAGGGCTAACCTCATGCACACCTACTTCACGAATCCGTGGGCCATTCTCTCTGTCGTTGCCGCCATCTTCCTCTTCGCCCTCACCATTGTCCAGACTGTTTACAGTGTCCTAGGTTACATCGATCCACCTGCTTAA
- the LOC121805475 gene encoding probable xyloglucan endotransglucosylase/hydrolase protein 5: MASHSLWSLSLGLLMFAVAALAAAPKKAVDVPFGRNYVPTWAFDHIKYLNGGSEIQLLLDNYTGTGFQSKGSYLFGHFSMHLKLVGGDSAGTVTAFYLSSQNSEHDEIDFEFLGNRTGQPYILQTNVYTGGKGDKEQRIFLWFDPTKDFHTYSILWNLYQIVFFVDDIPIRAFKNSKDLGVKFPFNQPMKLYSSLWNADDWATRGGLEKTDWSKAPFVASYRGFHIDGCEASVNANICDTQGKRWWDQKQFQDLDKFQWRRLRWVRSKYTIYNYCTDQTRYPTPPPECKRDRDI, encoded by the exons ATGGCTTCTCACTCCCTCTGGAGCCTCTCCCTTGGCCTGCTGATGTTCGCCGTAGCAGCACTAGCGGCGGCGCCCAAAAAAGCGGTGGATGTCCCCTTCGGCCGAAACTACGTCCCCACTTGGGCTTTCGACCACATCAAATACCTCAATGGCGGCTCTGAGATCCAGCTCCTTCTTGACAACTACactg GTACTGGATTCCAATCCAAGGGTTCATACCTATTTGGACACTTTAGTATGCATTTGAAGCTGGTTGGTGGGGATTCTGCTGGAACTGTTACTGCTTTTTAT CTATCTTCCCAAAACTCAGAGCATGATGAGATAGACTTTGAATTCTTGGGAAATAGAACTGGACAACCATACATTTTGCAAACAAATGTATACACTGGTGGAAAAGGAGACAAAGAGCAAAGAATCTTTCTGTGGTTTGATCCAACCAAAGACTTCCACACCTACTCTATCTTGTGGAATCTCTACCAAATTGT atTTTTCGTGGACGATATCCCGATCCGTGCGTTCAAGAATAGCAAGGATCTCGGGGTAAAATTCCCATTCAACCAGCCGATGAAGCTGTACTCGAGCCTATGGAACGCAGACGACTGGGCCACGAGGGGAGGCCTGGAGAAGACTGACTGGTCCAAGGCCCCCTTCGTGGCCTCGTACCGAGGCTTCCACATCGACGGATGCGAGGCCTCGGTCAATGCCAATATTTGCGACACGCAGGGGAAGCGGTGGTGGGACCAGAAGCAGTTCCAGGACCTCGACAAGTTCCAGTGGCGCCGCCTGCGGTGGGTCCGGAGCAAGTACACTATCTACAACTACTGCACCGACCAGACCCGATACCCGACCCCGCCGCCCGAGTGCAAGAGGGACAGGGACATATGA